tttTCATTTAGCTTTTTCTTTAGTAAGATTTttcaaccatattttttttaagattatccTTAAAacagtttagaaaaaaaaattctttatcCAATCCAAAGCTTGCCAAAGCCCTCTCATCTTATACTCAGGCAATAGTTACAAAATAGCCCCCTATCCTGgtcattatttaacaaaaaaattatggatTACCTCTTCATCCCCTGGTAAAGTCCAGTGTAATAACCGCTCATGTACCAACTGATCAGCATTGAAGATACCGCCTGCTCCTCGGAATCTGAGCGGTTGTGTGCTGAGAACGACATCGGAGGAGGAGGCATCGGCATCTCCATTGAACCTAACTGTGAACAATGACAAAGGCTTATCTTCAGTCAGCTATAAACGAAAGCTGAACAAACTCTAAACTTGAAATCATCTATACAGGTTAAGTATAATAGatccatttatttaatttttgtctaTAATGAAATTAACCCAAATATGAGTTCaacttattaaagaaaaaaagtttTAGCCAAGGTCACAAAATTATTAcagatttgaagttttgaatttgtttagataCTTTTGTGGCTGGCTGTTCGTTGTCAACATGAGTTAAGATtagagtttgttttaaaatgcatgttcAGTTTTGCTATCAGCTGAGATACTATCAAATTGAAGTCAGCATCTTAGCACAGACTGGACAGTTGCCCCATCCACAATCTAtctaatatgattatatttgttgttgtgtaatatataaatttgcgtgctgtggtctcctataattgaagaggcacgtcacattgttaattgtacaaatactacgacattgtaatttattatatgccatgtatccttcgttggaggttcttaaataaataaataaggtgaCTACAGATAAAATGATTTCCAATGGTTTGCAAACTGCTAGCTTATTAGTACAAATAAGTAATGCATGAATATTTATCTAGACTGACTATCCAAGTAACTAGTGACCTAGcaaatatgtttatagttttatcTACTTACATTCCTTAACATTGATATATTTGGCATTGGTAGAGGCATATCAGGTAGTTCAAATCCGCCCATATTCTTTGAAtgtttcttctttttctttgaTGTTTTCTTAGTTGGGAATGACCTATCTgaaataaaaggtttttgtGGCATTAAACCTAATTTACAAGTATTTGcctaaaatacacaaaaaattgtgtaattttgaaactaataatatattgagAAATTATTTCGCTTACTTAGCCTAGATTGAAGTTCGCTAACGCTCACCTTCGCGTAggcggtataaaaaaaataaaaagtagacaaaaaaaaaacaatgcaatttaatgaaaatagttttcaaATTGCTAGCTACTGAGTAAAGTTATTTGACTTCGCATTAAAAATACTCTGTATTACAATTGTTTTAGATTACTTAGGCTTTAACCAAGTAACAttggtatttaattaattacaagaatattgtaaataaatttcatatttttttttgtttttctagaTAGGGTCAATGTTACTTACTAAAGTCAATTGTTACCcaaaacaatagtaatataaattatctggaatatttcaaatactagcaatctaatataaaatattatgtaattccaACAAGTGTAATGTAAATTAGTATAAAAGTATCATatcatgtaattaaaaaaaatgataagcCCTTTAAAATTTGACTTTGTATACCAGTGCTTCCAGGACTTGGGATTCTATCACTGCCGTATTCCATCCTATCTAAATTTGGAGACTGACTGCCAAAGCCATCATCTGTCTTCTCATTAAGTGCTTGTTCCATTTGACGAGCCCTCTCATCATTACCTAGCGTTGGCTTCAATGTATTTATAGAGACTAGTTCGGAATTTTCATAACCTGAAAGATAGAGTAAGAAATTATATGGTGCAGTGAtgactggctcggtggcgtagttgtactgcataagCAGTATATCAGCGCTccaaggtcctgggttcgaatcccgggttagACAAAGTGATTTTCAggtatttctgctcagtatcagcccagagtctggaatttgtatgcgatattgcgataggctcaccccctattacatcatgggatggaacacatcAAAAGAGGGTGCCCTGCTTGCACATCTCCATATCTTTTTGGGGATGTGTTGTCTTTGTTGAGTCACTAAAGTCTAGCAAATATGATAAAGTTTAATAAGGTTATTTTGTAGTGTCtgtgattttgaatttaaaagctGCACCAAAAATCTATGCTTTACTCTAGTTTAAATCTAGGCATTAAAATGGTTGTCATTGCTACATTGCTAGTGGTGGAAATCACTATGAAGTTACTTACCTATGAATCTAACTATGCACTCTTCATCATCAAACATTTTAAGCACATAGGCTTCGTATTCCAGGCCATCGCCATCATAGATGGCACGGCAGGGCATGCCTACCTTCCATTCTGTGCCTTTCTTCTTTGACGATGATGGTTTACTTGAAGATTTGTTTTTCTTGCCTTTCTTTTCTggaccaatatataattttgctacatttagaaatatgtttcagcaattttttacataattttgtttcaacATGAAACAAGACTTTAAGgagaaatatttgtatattgggTAGTTAGACATGTTACTttgaatgttaaaattatacaataggTGTAGAgttgtttgtgtttttgatggtaatgtatgggagtcacaattctagctataatgaaactccaaagatggcactgaatatattatgtatttcaaaactcCAGAGTATGTTTAATACACAGTGgcgtacttagatggtaataataacaaatagtaagacgtactaattaaacaaaggtgtatgttacttttatatgggaggtatagtgtgacacagcgttctcgcacaactacacacgtgcacttacatagctgcgcaagtgtgtgtgtcccaacaATAGGCAAAcgaaaaatactataaaatgtacaaaaaactttgaacaaatcaaattatttattaaatgtttgtttgcaCTATACTTTTCAGTCATTCTAGATGAATACTTAATGTGACCTAAGTATATAAACCATTTTTATAgtgtaaaactaattttactaatattatgaatacttattataaattgttggaAGTTTGTAAAAAGCCGACAGAAACTGTTACagatttgaataatttttggcacagaaaatatataattgaattatgtGTTTTAGGCAATAGTTAATGCCGGAAATCACAAATGCGATTCGTGATATTTAATTACACCTATTAATGCAACGTTATTACTCCATTATTGAACTAACCTGGTTTGCCGACCTGCGTGTTTGTAGCCATGGCAATACGCTTGGCCACCTCCGCGTTGGCCATTTTCAATGCTTTGTCGTATGCATCATTCAGCTTCTTATCATCCCAAATGTTCTCGTCTTCTTCCCCATCGGACTCCGACTGGAAATCGAAAGAAACATCAAATCCAATTCTTGGCATTACCACTACTTAATTGTTGAACACTTACATCAACCATTCCTTTGACGTAAAGAATTTCACTTTGAGACATtttatacactttttatttttttaattacacaccaatttatttttatgaacttagaattttaatttgaatttatttgaataagagATTTAAATACACGACGGTgtggattttgttttttctgtCAACTGACAGTTGACAGTTTGCTTTAACGTCAAAAATTGCGTTTTATTATTCTTCTATTGGCATATCATCTTGGTCTGGCATTTGGGAGTATATTATAAGAGGCTGAGAGGAGATTGGATTCCCTAGTAGTGAAATACtttgaattgtaataaatagagtaatttagtataatttgcCACTGTATTATACTATAAGAGGCAGTAGACAGGAAGGTACAGGATTCGATGGATATGCTTATGCTGGGTAACACTTATTTGGGATTTTTTAATCTTGATTTGCGAAAAAGACGGTTATAACCTCTAAGCCAATTGAATTTGCTATAATACCTTTTCATAgcatacttacattaaaatgtattgtattacataaaattggAGTGGAATACAAGTAAGCAGATATACGGGGAATACTATGATAACACGAAATTACTTTTATCACAGAAAACACGAATTACTGAGAACAGTAGTATTCCGAAAAAGAATCACATGGGCGATATCACATAGGTACTTAAATGTTCGATATCACGggtataatttctaaaataaaataaaacttgcttAGTAACCAACAATTAAAGACGCAAGaggtattttaaagtattacttAACCCGTAAGCTTTCAAAAAAAGTAAAGAAGTAAGTTTCAGACATCGTGTAAAATCCATAATccttaaatatcaaatataaataaattcatatcagAAATATTACGAATACCgactaagtacttatatttttagaactattaCTGGCTTCGAATACAATATCTAAATTTCAAGCTTGTTACTAATCACAACAACAAGACACTGTATATGCAAATCCGCTAAAAGTTCTTCGCATACTAATGtcaaaatgtatgttattaaaaCACGACGACGTAATTTGAACAACGCATACGTAATATTGAGAATTTTTTGTTCTTTGAGAGGAAATTAATTTCCTGAATGCGAGATCGCAAGAAACAACGCTAGACCGCATATGAAACTTGTAGAGGGGAATAAAATAGGACAACGCTTTGTGTTTTGCATTTataactatgattttttttttacttcttttgtaaattattggACGTTCcagtaacaaaaattatttgcctgtattttacaaattacaactcttataaatgttttattctcTACATATGAATTTCGTTTTTAAAttgtctaattaaaaataaggttACCGCGCTGTTTTGGTAAGGGCACTGCCTTAAATTATTCTCCTTAGGTCTATCAAAATACATGTTTAACAAttgaaaatagataaataaggTGATAAGTTTTTTACCTATAATGTTAGGTTCGAAATAATCTTGATACACTCATCCttacttatttatatcaatttgaTGAGAAAAACTCCTTAGATGGTTGATTACATTATGCTTacaaatatactatattatagatTTCATCACATAGTATATCGAAGATCTTCATTCTGTTTGGTCCAAATTCTTATATGTGCTTGTGGAATGTAAATATGAAATCGGCTCCCGTGAGAAACAattgaatgttttaatttattttaaaataaatagcgaGCGtccgaagccgcgagcaacaaatgtaatttaaaattggttATTTCAAGATAAATGCCTACCCCATATTATGTAAGAGTATCTAAaagacttaatattattaatacgagCAATGTCATATTCCTCAACAGTCGTTTTATGATGGCTTGCGTAATTGCTTATTCATGCTTCATTAACTGATCCAATATTGAAGGAAGGAAGCACGTGAGATAGCAGCCCTTCTATCTCTTAATAAAAACCTTTACGACTAATGTGGGGTAACAAGGAAGGTCGCTAATGATCAGTGCAATTAATTTACCTATTACGAGGTTTTAATTATCTGCTGGTATTAAGctcttttatttatgtgtgttatgtGATGTTGATGCGAACACGACTCAATGACAATGTATATAAAGTTTGATTTTGAGTAAAACGaaataattgacaaaaaaaaatgcatggaatgctttatatttttatgtttgggtgttaatattaataacaaacacCATATTTAGAATACTGCTTCACGAGTGATTAGgtgtaaattgaaataatatatcatataaattttatgaatccAGGTGGAATTGCATTACAATACCttttgttgaaaattaaaaGACGATTAATTTAAATGTGGAACCTCGCTGTTCAAACCGTTAATAAACTACGATTATTGATTATTATCTTATTGCTAAAAATGCTAAGAAAATTTCCAAGATAGAATTACTGATTCTTTTATAAAGCCTAAATATCGCCTCGACGCGATGAAGTAGAATTTTTGCGTGGATCATGACACATTTCAACATAATCCAGCAAAAATGTATGAAAGGAATAAATCAAATCGGCATTAGTAACCGAATTACAGAACAAGTCACCCGTGAACATCGCAGAAGAGGAAAACGTCAGATGACAGAACATTTCAGCAATATTTAGTAGCGGGCTTCGCAAATCTGTTCATAACACAGATTTCATTCAGATCCATTGGGCTGTGTCGACGAGATATTAACGCAAGACGCTTCTGAGTATGTATTTCGTGTTTTCTTGTGACGCTTATAATTATCTAGGTCGCGCCgttaatgaatattacattATCAATCTGCATATGTTTTCATCCAAGTGAAAATGCCTGATTATAATATCATTCAGATTCTTTCACAAAAAAGGAAATACAAAGCAAGTCTCATaaccaatacatttttattgttttgtatatttgttgattgtctcggtggcgtagttggaaTTGTATACAGTACGAGAACAACTACCGTGCTGAGGTCATGGATTCGTATCCCGGGTCTGGCCAAAAAAAttgattgggtttttccatcttaaaaaaattactcagtcgtagctcggacttaggaagttggcggtatgGATACCTCCGTGCTTCGGATATCACGTAAAGCCCTCAGTCTTGCACCTCATCCCTCTTTCGGGTCATGTCGGATtatcgtctcaccggactgtgtGAGTGAAGGAACCgagagtgcacctatgtattaCATGCctttgcactataatatctactTCATACTGTGcagatcttcgttgagattggccgccagaCCGAAATTTGGTTAGGTAGGAATCATTCATATTTTTGTCATGAAAATAAAGATATACTGggtcttaaaataaataattgaactagataaaataataagtcagAAGGTAATGAAATTGtaaggaattttaatttaactacctacctttcatcctaatttgacgTCAAAAATACGTTTAAATCCTTCTAGTCCTGATGTACTTATCATAATTTAGCCAATACTCAAAATGATACAAGATTTATCTACTTATACAAGTGCTAAGTACACGAATTGGTctcgattttgataattctagAATCTCTAATTTTGTAAAGCTAcgttatagaaatattaaaagacTTTTTTGCACCATCCATCAGGTAAATTTCATTAGTTTTATCACGTCTTGAAAGTAATCTATTCATTGGTTTTAGTTACTTGCTATTAAGAAAAGAGAATTGGGTAATATGgcatactataaaacaaaattataatgcttATTGGTGAGATCGAAGCTTCAAACTTACAATTTAATTCAAAGATAGCTTATCATCCACTGTGCCACGCCATTGCGCAACGGAGGCTTTTACAGGAATGAcgaattaactttaatattttgcaaGTTTTACATAGATAatctttcttttaataatattggatGGCTTATACACTTTGcagcttttaatttattatgacattGAAATATTCCAACCGTAAGTATGTAAGTGCTGTGTTATTGGATTGTAATAAAAAGTTTCCCCAAGATTCCCCTCTCGAAATCTATGACTTCAGATAATATGTTGCACTTGCATAATGCATTTAGATAAACAAAACGTTTAGTGGCGCTAGAGGACTACGGCGGGAATTTATACTACGGGAAATTGGAAAACTGGCGAAATTTTCAGTTTAACCAAGAGTTAATAGCCCATCTATCAAAATTGAAAACGCAGTATCATTCATCAATCAGAGAATATTTTCGAAGGTATcgattttatttgtgaaatagtTCTTGATTATCAGAGTAAGGTACTTGTTTGATATTGatacaaatgtttgttttcaataaaaatctgGACAGTTTTAATTGAATGTAATACCATGTAAAACTTAGGGCGTCTACGATCGATCGATAAAACGCATTGGCGTGAAAAGTGATTCGTTTTAACAAAAGAACACACCTTGCtatcatatattttgtatttctgcGCAGAGAAGTTTCATCATGCCGAAATGCAAGCCTAATGTGGAAAAATCAAAGGATGAGGCTGAAGATTCGAATGTAGAGAAAGGTCGAATACCTGTCCGAATTGGGAGAAGGAAGAGAATAGGACATATGAACAAAATGTTACCTAAAAATGGGAACGACGACATGCATAACTTATCAGACATATTTcagaaaatgttaaaattctATATGACCCCTGTGAATCAGCAACCAGCCAAGCCTCCAGCAACCAAACCACTGACATTGTTCGTCTCCAATATACCCACAGCTTGGAGTTATGATGAAGTCAAACAATTCATAGAAAAAGAGGtaagataatttataacatcAAGTAATACCTAAAGTACCTTCTATACACCACTATATAAGTAGTTACATaatacagatattttatttcattttattataatagttgaGTAATTATAGGGTAAGATCATACCTTATAAAAGAAACACCTCAATTCAGATTAGTATGGTAATGTGTTGTACTTTTTCATGACTTGATGTTAAGTTCCATAGTCTGCCAttatttaaaaacctttttcactAGAATACTAAGCTGCTTGCGGAAAGAACATGCAGTATAGACAGGATCCAATAAACACCCTACTACTTAATAGCCTGTGACTTAAACAGTAGCAATGTGTACGATCTATCATAAAATGTCTGCTTTGCTATTGtgaaaaacatattcaaataacGTACCTCTATCTATCCAAGTGGTTCTCAGAACcaagttataaaaaaacaaagcaacATTTAAAGACTATCCGATGCTTGCCTGTAATAGAATCTGTTAGGACAAACTGGGGCAAGCATTTTAATACATCAAGTGCAGAACTGCAAGTTACTTGAAATACTAGTCTGAGTACCTTGAATAAGTAGGGTATAGTGGGAATGTTAAATCTCCACCGaaagcaataactaaaaatgtaaaaaaaaaactaaattgaaattatgttttgagttatttttCCGTCCTGAAGATAATTTGTTCATTTCCAGTCCTACTTCTCTCTTGTCTTTGGGATCTTGTCCTAGATAATGCAACTATACAGCTTTTATATGACCTGCTACTGACaatgtttcattaataatactagaaataaaacaacaaccattattgatattgatatcaacataaaatattttttttttgagtaaaAAGACAAAAGATAACTGAAACATGCTATTTTATGTGTAGGCTTCACACTTCCTAATATTAAGAATAACATAccttatatgtatgtatataaaatgcaaattagattgtaatatattgtattccTTTTGTTGCAGTGTGGCAGCATTCAAGAGGTGGAACTTATGAAATCACAAGGTCCTGTTGGAACCGTTAAGGTTAAATTCTTCACTCACATTCAGCTAATCATAGCTAAACACGAATTGGTCGAGAAGGAAATTGATGGAAGAAAATTAACTGTTGATGATGGTAATAATAAACTTGAGATACCATGTTTTAAGAAAAAAGTGTCGTAATCATTTTTAGAGTATACTCATGTATGGTAAATTAGTAAATCATAGTAAGTAAGAACATTTGTTTGGGAATAATACTAATTATGCTTCTTTATATAGTGCATTTGCAAGCAAAAGTTTTTTCTGGAAGTAGTCATATAATTGTTaccttatattaattattggcCTTGTAAGTCCTACAGCAAACTTGAGAACACATGACCTTTCACATGAACTATCCTCAATTCAGGTAATTGAACCTGCTTCTTGTGGGTTATTAATGGACATAGCCATATTGGTgtgttattgtgtttttattgctttttaaatatgaaatgtatgatttatatgttttagtggacataattaattagtaaagtgatttatttgtaagtttgtaatataagtttgtctaataaaatattaggtacaaaataatttgtttgactaatgttaacaaatttgtaagtttataataatttttttgcagAGAAAGTAGAGGGAGAAAGTAATGTGGTACATCCGTCTCCCAGGTATGtggttatgttatatttatatttattttttattttagaaaggaTAATTTTGATCCCAtctgttcttttatttatatgttgagCATTATCCAGAACGTctcataaaagtattaaaaaactcAATTGAAGATACCATTaggaattatttaatatgatgtattattattataaagatatggattttgttttttttttaatggtacTCTATTAGGAGCTACAATTTCGCTTAATACTAAGTTACATTTTATTCGTATTGGGTGAGGGGGGAGGACGATTTTCCACTATTTGATTGCTTTTGATTGgcggttataattttattcaaggtTTCTTTAAAGAAGAtacctaattttttttgtatttgtgaaTAGGCCGTTTAGGCCGAGGCCTAGGGGGCGGCATATTATAAAGTAGGGGGGTTGAAATTGGGGACCTTTTTTGCTTCCTTGAATTAGGACGACCTGTATGCGGACACGGGATATGCGAGGCGGTAAAACCGGTCTACTTAAAGATATTACGAATCTGGCAAAGGTACAAAGGAGATGTCCAAAAACGGTTTTTTATTCGACAAAGAATTTGACCTAGATAGTGTATATACGTGAAtagaacttttaaaaattagcttattgaaattaataatttaatttcaatgaccTCCGTGTTtgagattttttaatg
This genomic stretch from Manduca sexta isolate Smith_Timp_Sample1 chromosome 8, JHU_Msex_v1.0, whole genome shotgun sequence harbors:
- the LOC115440896 gene encoding uncharacterized protein LOC115440896; this translates as MPKCKPNVEKSKDEAEDSNVEKGRIPVRIGRRKRIGHMNKMLPKNGNDDMHNLSDIFQKMLKFYMTPVNQQPAKPPATKPLTLFVSNIPTAWSYDEVKQFIEKECGSIQEVELMKSQGPVGTVKVKFFTHIQLIIAKHELVEKEIDGRKLTVDDEKVEGESNVVHPSPRYVVMLYLYLFFILERIILIPSVLLFIC
- the LOC115440873 gene encoding survival motor neuron protein isoform X1, with the translated sequence MSQSEILYVKGMVDSESDGEEDENIWDDKKLNDAYDKALKMANAEVAKRIAMATNTQVGKPAKLYIGPEKKGKKNKSSSKPSSSKKKGTEWKVGMPCRAIYDGDGLEYEAYVLKMFDDEECIVRFIGYENSELVSINTLKPTLGNDERARQMEQALNEKTDDGFGSQSPNLDRMEYGSDRIPSPGSTDRSFPTKKTSKKKKKHSKNMGGFELPDMPLPMPNISMLRNLGSMEMPMPPPPMSFSAHNRSDSEEQAVSSMLISWYMSGYYTGLYQGMKRAKENRRNM
- the LOC115440873 gene encoding survival motor neuron protein isoform X2; its protein translation is MSQSEILYVKGMVDSESDGEEDENIWDDKKLNDAYDKALKMANAEVAKRIAMATNTQVGKPEKKGKKNKSSSKPSSSKKKGTEWKVGMPCRAIYDGDGLEYEAYVLKMFDDEECIVRFIGYENSELVSINTLKPTLGNDERARQMEQALNEKTDDGFGSQSPNLDRMEYGSDRIPSPGSTDRSFPTKKTSKKKKKHSKNMGGFELPDMPLPMPNISMLRNLGSMEMPMPPPPMSFSAHNRSDSEEQAVSSMLISWYMSGYYTGLYQGMKRAKENRRNM
- the LOC115440873 gene encoding survival motor neuron protein isoform X4, with translation MANAEVAKRIAMATNTQVGKPEKKGKKNKSSSKPSSSKKKGTEWKVGMPCRAIYDGDGLEYEAYVLKMFDDEECIVRFIGYENSELVSINTLKPTLGNDERARQMEQALNEKTDDGFGSQSPNLDRMEYGSDRIPSPGSTDRSFPTKKTSKKKKKHSKNMGGFELPDMPLPMPNISMLRNLGSMEMPMPPPPMSFSAHNRSDSEEQAVSSMLISWYMSGYYTGLYQGMKRAKENRRNM
- the LOC115440873 gene encoding survival motor neuron protein isoform X3; the protein is MANAEVAKRIAMATNTQVGKPAKLYIGPEKKGKKNKSSSKPSSSKKKGTEWKVGMPCRAIYDGDGLEYEAYVLKMFDDEECIVRFIGYENSELVSINTLKPTLGNDERARQMEQALNEKTDDGFGSQSPNLDRMEYGSDRIPSPGSTDRSFPTKKTSKKKKKHSKNMGGFELPDMPLPMPNISMLRNLGSMEMPMPPPPMSFSAHNRSDSEEQAVSSMLISWYMSGYYTGLYQGMKRAKENRRNM